One stretch of Echeneis naucrates chromosome 11, fEcheNa1.1, whole genome shotgun sequence DNA includes these proteins:
- the psmg2 gene encoding proteasome assembly chaperone 2: MFIPSDNSPPSFKDFTLVMPAVAVGNVGQLAVDLIVSTLNMKRVGYIHTDCLIPMAGNNPYATCKEDAKALHTPAEVYTAPELKLAVFQIRAPIIQAKSKKFRQMVVSWIKASKFSRTIILSSSHAYQRDDRQLEGTTLRFLVTPSLLKTSADALKELGWKEMERVSAFPGLTDANTEPRLCIPGGGITKGLYQDSCLEGLSLAVLLLFCSEGDNIPDAFTLVNHLNDWLHLLDNPGQESSKWKIPTSWSLLFGSGIPPALF; the protein is encoded by the exons ATGTTTATCCCCTCGGATAACTCGCCGCCATCTTTCAAAGATTTCACCCTCGTCATG CCAGCTGTGGCTGTCGGTAATGTGGGCCAGCTGGCGGTGGACCTCATCGTTTCAACTTTAAACATGAAACGAGTGGgctacatacacacagactgtCTGATCCCGATGGCTGGCAACAACCCCTACGCCACCTGCAAAGAAGATGCTAAGGCGCTGCACACCCCTGCAGAAG TTTATACAGCGCCAGAATTGAAGTTGGCAGTTTTTCAGATCAGAGCACCGATTATTCAG GCTAAATCAAAAAAGTTTCGTCAGATGGTTGTGTCTTGGATCAAAGCCAGCAAATTCTCCAGGACAATAATTCTGTCCAGCAGTCATGCCTACCAGAGAGATGACCGACAGCTTGAAGG CACTACTTTACGTTTCCTGGTCACTCCGTCCCTGCTGAAGACGAGTGCAGATGCTTTGAAGGAATTGGGCTGGAAGGAGATGGAGCGAGTGTCAGCTTTCCCAGGGCTGACAGATGCCAACACAGAGCCACGTCTCTGCATCCCTGGAGGAGGCATCACCAAAGGACTCTACCAAGACAG ttGTTTGGAGGGTCTTTCtctggctgtgctgctgctcttctgttcAGAAGGCGACAACATCCCAGACGCCTTCACTCTGGTCAACCACCTCAATGACTGGCTCCATCTGTTGGACAACCCT GGCCAAGAGTCAAGCAAATGGAAGATCCCGACCTCTTGGAGTCTTCTTTTTGGCAGTGGTATCCCTCCAGCACtattctga
- the LOC115050928 gene encoding uncharacterized protein LOC115050928, which produces MEGEKPWALISVVGEQGYPEKVTDIIKEHFQIISYKDFCKNPALHGPKIQAMMVWYNIPEAKPSLLSLLPSLKVVANGGVGIDHLDVPYITSLGVKVSNTPGVVSDATADMGMALLLASARMIVEGQQAATDPNTTENPHWIMGVEVTGSTLGIIGMGHIGYKIAQRGKGFDMKILYHNRNRRKVEDEQAVGASFCQNMDDLLKASDFVMLAVSLTSETNGLISRRELSLMKPTATLVNISRGLVIDQDALVEALRSGTIRAAALDVTHPEPLPRDHPLLGLSNVLITPHIGTNTFPTTRKMVQMMVDNAVAAVKGQPVPNEVKPN; this is translated from the exons ATGGAGGGGGAAAAACCATGGGCTTTGATATCAGTGGTGGGAGAGCAGGGTTACCCTGAAAAAGTCACTGATATAATAAAAGAACACTTCCAAATCATCAGCTACAAAGACTTTTGTAAAAACCCTGCGCTGCATGGTCCTAAAATCCAGGCCATGATGGTGTGGTACAACATTCCTGAAGCTAAGCCCTCACTGCTCAGTTTACTCCCATCGCTGAAGGTGGTTGCCAATGGGGGAGTGGGCATCGACCACCTTGATGTGCCATACATCACCAGTCTTGGGGTGAAAGTGAGCAACACACCAGGTGTGGTGAGCGATGCCACTGCAGATATGGGAATGGCTCTTCTCCTGGCATCAGCAAGGATGATTGTTGAAG GTCAACAAGCAGCCACTGACCCGAACACCACTGAGAATCCTCACTGGATAATGGGAGTTGAAGTCACAGGATCGACTCTAGGGATCATTGGAATGGGACACATTGGATACAAAATCGCTCAGAGAGGCAAAGGATTTGACATGAAGATCCTCTATCACAACAGGAACAGAAG aaaagtTGAGGACGAACAGGCAGTGGGAGCAAGTTTCTGCCAGAATATGGATGACCTGCTGAAAGCGTCCGACTTTGTGATGTTGGCAGTCAGCCTGACCTCTGAAACCAATGGTCTCATTAGCCGCAGAGAGCTGTCTCTCATGAAACCCACAGCAACGTTAGTCAACATCAGCAGAG gTCTGGTCATAGACCAGGATGCTCTAGTCGAAGCTCTGCGGAGTGGAACAATTCGAGCAGCTGCATTAGATGTGACTCACCCTGAACCTTTACCAAG GGATCATCCTTTACTTGGGCTTTCTAATGTGCTGATCACTCCCCACATTGGCACAAACACCTTCCCAACAACCAGAAAGATGGTACAGATGATGGTGGACAATGCTGTGGCTGCAGTGAAGGGCCAACCTGTTCCCAATGAGGTCAAGCCAAATTGA